In Oryza sativa Japonica Group chromosome 3, ASM3414082v1, one DNA window encodes the following:
- the LOC4332500 gene encoding omega-3 fatty acid desaturase, endoplasmic reticulum, with translation MARLVLSECCGLTPLRLRGRGAIALPAPPSLAAGPRRPVSAAAAGGAIHREWALRVSAPTRLTSVVEEDNRGEEVVEEEARGSLAAAEAAAGEVGGDGDGFDPGAPPPFGLAEIRAAIPKHCWVKDPWRSMSYVLRDVVVVLGLAAAAARVDSWLVWPLYWAAQGTMFWALFVLGHDCGHGSFSSNAKLNSVVGHILHSSILVPYHGWRISHRTHHQNHGHVEKDESWQPLSERLYNSLDYMTKKLRFTMPFPMLAFPLYLFARSPGKKGSHFNPSSDLFQPNEKKDVITSTASWLAMVGILAGLTFVMGPLKMLKLYAVPYVIFVMWLDFVTYLHHHGHEDKLPWYRGKEWSYLRGGLTTLDRDYGWINNVHHDIGTHVIHHLFPQIPHYHLVEATEAAKPVLGKYYKEPEKSAPLPFHLLGVLAKSLNSDHYVSDTGDVVYYQTDLKTSSSAQSSD, from the exons atggcACGGCTCGTCCTCTCCGAGTGCTGCGGCCTCACGCCGCTCCGcctgcgcgggcgcggcgccatTGCGCTGCCGGCGCCTCCCAGCCTCGCCGCGGGGCCGCGCCGCCccgtgtccgccgccgccgcggggggaGCCATCCACCGCGAGTGGGCGCTCCGCGTCTCCGCCCCCACCCGCCTCACCTCCGTCGTCGAGGAGGATAatagaggggaggaggtggtggaggaggaggccaggGGTTCgttggcggcggccgaggcggcggcgggggaggtaGGAGGGGACGGAGACGGGTTCGACcccggggcgccgccgccgttcgggCTCGCGGAGATCCGCGCGGCCATCCCCAAGCACTGCTGGGTGAAGGACCCCTGGAGGTCCATGAGCTACGTGCTGCGCGACGTCGTCGTGgtgctcggcctcgccgccgccgccgcgcgcgtcgaCAGCTGGCTCGTCTGGCCGCTCTACTGGGCCGCGCAGGGCACCATGTTCTGGGCGCTCTTCGTGCTGGGTCACGACTG TGGCCATGGGAGCTTCTCAAGCAACGCCAAGTTGAACAGCGTGGTTGGACACATACTCCACTCCTCCATCCTTGTCCCATACCACGGCTG GAGGATTAGCCACAGGACGCACCACCAGAACCACGGTCATGTCGAGAAAGACGAGTCCTGGCAACCG CTGTCTGAGAGGCTGTACAATAGCCTGGACTATATGACGAAGAAATTGAGGTTCACCATGCCGTTTCCCATGCTGGCATTCCCATTATACTTG TTTGCAAGGAGTCCAGGGAAAAAAGGTTCACACTTCAACCCAAGCAGTGATCTGTTCCAACCAAATGAGAAGAAGGATGTGATAACATCAACTGCATCCTGGCTGGCAATGGTTGGGATTCTTGCTGGTCTGACCTTTGTGATGGGGCCCCTCAAAATGTTAAAGCTCTATGCTGTTCCATACGTG ATATTTGTTATGTGGCTTGATTTTGTCACATATTTGCACCATCATGGCCATGAGGACAAGCTTCCTTGGTACCGTGGAAAG GAGTGGAGCTATCTGCGCGGAGGATTGACAACACTTGATCGGGACTACGGGTGGATCAACAACGTACACCATGACATTGGAACCCATGTCATTCATCATCTTTTCCCACAAATCCCACATTACCATCTTGTTGAGGCG ACTGAGGCAGCAAAACCAGTGCTGGGAAAATACTACAAAGAGCCAGAGAAATCAGCTCCCCTCCCATTCCACTTACTTGGTGTGCTAGCAAAGAGCTTAAACAGCGACCACTATGTTAGTGACACCGGAGACGTAGTGTACTACCAAACTGACTTGAAAACTAGTTCTTCTGCACAAAGCTCGGATTGA
- the LOC107277408 gene encoding uncharacterized protein, whose translation MGNTHNPTGELAIDDIKIDDEARPAPASTPRSLFSKKTKTETEREKLFDGSSDVEKPRMKSTQEILTKYKFGGDAAAAAAHAKDKLKERGEKLARISQESAELQNESENFASLAHQIAKSMENKKWWKP comes from the exons ATGGGTAACACCCATAATCCAACAGGAGAATTGGCAATTG ACGACATAAAGATTGACGATGAAGCAAGACCAGCACCAGCATCAACCCCAAGGTCTTTGTTTAGTAAGAAAACCAAAACAG AGACGGAAAGGGAGAAACTATTTGACGGATCAAGCGATGTTGAGAAACCAAGAATGAAAAGCACCCAAGAGATCCTCACCAAATACAAATTTGGCGGG gatgctgctgcagctgcagctcatGCAAAAGATAAGCTCAAGGAACGGGGCGAGAAACTTGCT AGAATAAGCCAAGAATCCGCCGAACTTCAGAACGAGTCAGAGAATTTTGCCTCCCTTGCTCATCAGATCGCAAAATCCATGGAGAACAAGAAATGGTGGAAGCCATGA